In the genome of Myxococcus stipitatus, one region contains:
- a CDS encoding family 2B encapsulin nanocompartment shell protein, whose protein sequence is MSNDSKKFDDNNQSLGTQAARQLATTTKSEPQMQGISSRWLLKLLPWVQVSGGTYRVNRRMTYAVGDGRVTFTSTGAKVAVIPQELGELPLLRGYEDVDALTALANRFEQKEFKAGEVITEAGKEADSIVLIAHGKVNRIGTGKYGEPVVLETLADGDHYSYQALLESQDYWRFTAKAVTPVIALVLQQSAFETVVAQVPSLQKHLEKFKARSKKKQDTTGQKAIELAAGHHGEPVLPGTFVDYETSPREYELSVAQTVLQIHTRVADLFNDPMNQTQQQLRLTVEALKERKEHELINNREFGLLHNADLKQRIHTRSGAPTPDDMDELLATVWKEPSFFLAHPRAIAAFGQECNKRGIYPTSVEMNGNHVPAWRGVPIVSCNKLPISETRTTSIMLMRAGEKNQGVVGLHQAGIPDEIEPSLNVRFMGINEKAIMNYLVTAYFSAAVLTPDALGILESVELGRS, encoded by the coding sequence ATGTCCAATGACTCGAAGAAGTTCGACGACAACAACCAGAGCCTCGGCACGCAGGCGGCGCGGCAGCTGGCGACGACGACCAAGTCCGAGCCGCAGATGCAGGGCATCTCCTCGAGGTGGCTGCTCAAGCTGCTGCCGTGGGTGCAGGTGTCCGGCGGCACGTACCGCGTCAACCGTCGCATGACGTACGCGGTGGGCGACGGCCGCGTCACCTTCACCAGTACGGGCGCCAAGGTGGCGGTGATTCCGCAGGAGCTGGGCGAGCTGCCGCTGCTGCGCGGGTACGAGGACGTGGACGCGCTCACCGCGCTGGCCAACCGCTTCGAGCAGAAGGAGTTCAAGGCGGGCGAGGTCATCACCGAGGCCGGCAAGGAGGCCGACTCCATCGTCCTCATCGCGCACGGCAAGGTGAACCGCATCGGCACCGGCAAGTACGGGGAGCCGGTGGTGCTGGAGACGCTGGCGGACGGCGACCACTACAGCTACCAGGCGCTGCTGGAGTCGCAGGATTACTGGCGGTTCACGGCCAAGGCCGTCACGCCCGTCATCGCGCTCGTGCTCCAGCAGTCCGCCTTCGAGACGGTAGTGGCGCAGGTGCCGTCGCTGCAGAAGCACCTCGAGAAGTTCAAGGCGCGCTCCAAGAAGAAGCAGGACACCACAGGCCAGAAGGCCATCGAGCTGGCCGCCGGCCACCACGGCGAGCCGGTGCTCCCCGGTACCTTCGTGGACTACGAGACGAGCCCGCGCGAGTACGAGCTGTCCGTCGCCCAGACGGTGCTCCAGATTCACACCCGCGTGGCGGACCTCTTCAACGACCCCATGAACCAGACGCAGCAGCAGCTGCGCCTGACGGTGGAGGCGCTGAAGGAGCGCAAGGAGCACGAGCTCATCAACAACCGTGAGTTCGGCCTGTTGCACAACGCGGACCTCAAGCAGCGCATCCACACCCGCTCCGGCGCGCCGACGCCGGACGACATGGACGAACTGCTCGCCACGGTGTGGAAGGAGCCGTCGTTCTTCCTGGCGCACCCGCGCGCTATCGCCGCGTTCGGCCAGGAGTGCAACAAGCGAGGCATCTACCCCACCAGCGTGGAGATGAACGGCAACCACGTGCCCGCGTGGCGCGGCGTGCCCATCGTGTCGTGCAACAAGCTGCCCATCTCCGAGACGCGCACCACGTCCATCATGCTGATGCGCGCGGGGGAGAAGAACCAGGGCGTGGTGGGCCTGCACCAGGCGGGAATCCCCGACGAAATCGAGCCCAGCCTCAACGTCCGCTTCATGGGCATCAACGAGAAGGCCATCATGAACTACCTGGTGACGGCGTACTTCTCCGCGGCGGTGCTGACGCCGGACGCGCTGGGCATCCTGGAGAGCGTGGAGCTGGGCCGCTCGTAG
- a CDS encoding hydroxymethylglutaryl-CoA reductase, degradative, protein MFDTVTSRLPGFHKLPLDERHAHLSRMFRLTPEELRQLLGSEALQPVLANQMIENAVGTFCLPLGLGLNLQVNGRDYLVPMAVEEPSVVAAVSFAAKIAREAGGFIGEADPSLMIGQVQVSRYGDPTAATERILAHKEHLLALANSFHPAMVARGGGAKDVEVRVLPAPEGPCGEPLLIVHLIIDAQEAMGANLINTMAEGVAPLIEQVTGGKVYLRILSNLADRRLARAMCRIPVPLLADFEMPAEEIAEGITQASRFAEADPYRAATHNKGVMNGIDSVAIATGQDWRAIEAGAHAFACRNGQYRPLSTWYLEEGHLVGRIELPMALGTVGGPIKLHPGVQMALKLMQTTSVRELAMVFAAVGLAQNFAALRALGSVGIQKGHMAMHARCVAVTAGARGDWVEKIANLLVKAGHVKVEKARELLASLPAEDAAAATGTAL, encoded by the coding sequence ATGTTTGACACCGTGACGTCCCGGCTTCCCGGGTTCCACAAGCTGCCGCTGGACGAGCGCCACGCGCACCTCTCCCGCATGTTCCGGCTCACGCCCGAGGAGCTGCGGCAGCTGCTGGGCTCGGAGGCGCTCCAGCCCGTCCTGGCGAACCAGATGATTGAGAACGCGGTGGGGACCTTCTGCCTCCCACTGGGGCTGGGCCTCAACCTCCAGGTCAACGGACGCGACTACCTGGTGCCCATGGCGGTGGAGGAGCCATCCGTCGTGGCGGCGGTCTCCTTCGCGGCGAAGATTGCACGGGAGGCGGGCGGCTTCATCGGTGAGGCGGACCCGTCGCTGATGATTGGGCAGGTGCAGGTGTCGCGCTACGGCGACCCGACGGCGGCCACCGAGCGCATCCTGGCGCACAAGGAGCACCTCCTCGCGCTGGCCAACAGCTTCCACCCGGCCATGGTGGCGCGCGGCGGCGGGGCGAAGGACGTCGAGGTCCGCGTGCTTCCGGCCCCCGAGGGCCCGTGCGGCGAGCCGCTGCTCATCGTCCACCTCATCATCGACGCCCAGGAGGCGATGGGGGCCAACCTCATCAACACCATGGCGGAGGGCGTGGCGCCGCTCATCGAGCAGGTGACGGGCGGCAAGGTGTACCTGCGCATCCTCTCCAACCTGGCGGACCGCCGGCTGGCGCGCGCCATGTGCCGAATCCCCGTGCCGCTGCTGGCGGACTTCGAGATGCCGGCCGAGGAGATTGCCGAAGGCATCACCCAGGCCAGCCGCTTCGCGGAGGCCGACCCATACCGCGCGGCCACGCACAACAAGGGCGTGATGAATGGCATCGACTCGGTGGCCATCGCCACCGGGCAGGACTGGCGCGCCATTGAAGCAGGCGCGCACGCGTTCGCCTGCCGCAACGGGCAGTACCGGCCGCTGTCCACCTGGTACCTGGAAGAGGGCCACCTGGTGGGCCGCATTGAGCTGCCCATGGCGCTGGGGACGGTGGGCGGGCCCATCAAGCTCCACCCGGGCGTGCAGATGGCGCTCAAACTGATGCAGACCACGTCGGTGCGAGAGCTCGCCATGGTGTTCGCGGCGGTGGGCCTGGCGCAGAACTTCGCGGCGCTGCGGGCGCTGGGCAGCGTGGGCATCCAGAAGGGCCACATGGCGATGCACGCGCGCTGCGTGGCGGTGACGGCGGGCGCGCGGGGCGACTGGGTGGAGAAGATCGCCAACCTGCTGGTGAAGGCGGGCCACGTGAAGGTGGAGAAGGCCCGCGAGCTGCTGGCCAGCCTCCCCGCCGAGGATGCCGCGGCCGCGACCGGCACCGCGCTCTGA
- the fni gene encoding type 2 isopentenyl-diphosphate Delta-isomerase — protein MGADLTARRKDAHLDLCATGDVEPSGNSTLLECVKLVHCAMPEMAVEDVDLTTAFLGKRLRYPLLVTGMTGGTERAGAVNRDLALLAERHGLAFGVGSQRAMSEDASRAASFQVRKVAPTVALLGNIGMFQAIRLGVEGTRRLVDGIGADGLALHLNAGQELPQPEGDRDFRGGYRVVELLVRAFGERLLVKETGCGMGPDVARRLVDLGVRNIDVSGLGGTSWVRVEQLRASGVQAQLGAEFSAWGIPTAAALASVRRAVGPDVHLVASGGLRTGLDAAKVVALGADLAGLALPLFRAQQAGGVEAAEAALEVILTSLRQALVLTGSRSCAELRQRPRVVTGELKDWLAAL, from the coding sequence ATGGGCGCGGACCTCACAGCCAGACGCAAGGATGCGCATCTCGACCTTTGCGCGACGGGTGACGTCGAACCCTCTGGGAACAGCACCTTGCTGGAGTGCGTGAAGCTGGTGCACTGCGCGATGCCGGAGATGGCCGTGGAGGACGTGGACCTGACCACGGCCTTCCTGGGCAAGCGGCTGCGCTACCCGCTGCTCGTCACGGGCATGACGGGTGGGACGGAGCGGGCGGGTGCGGTGAATCGCGACCTGGCGCTGCTCGCCGAGCGCCACGGCCTGGCCTTCGGCGTGGGGAGTCAGCGCGCCATGTCCGAGGATGCCTCGCGGGCCGCGTCCTTCCAGGTGCGGAAGGTGGCGCCCACGGTGGCGCTGCTGGGCAACATCGGCATGTTCCAGGCCATCCGGTTGGGCGTGGAGGGGACGCGCCGGCTGGTGGACGGCATTGGCGCGGACGGACTGGCGCTGCACCTCAACGCGGGCCAGGAGCTGCCGCAGCCGGAAGGTGACCGGGACTTCCGGGGCGGCTACCGCGTGGTGGAGTTGCTGGTGCGTGCCTTTGGCGAGCGGCTGCTGGTGAAGGAGACGGGCTGCGGCATGGGCCCGGACGTCGCGCGGCGGCTGGTGGACCTGGGCGTGCGGAACATCGACGTGTCCGGTCTGGGCGGGACGTCCTGGGTGCGCGTGGAACAGCTTCGCGCGTCCGGCGTACAGGCACAGCTGGGGGCGGAGTTCAGCGCGTGGGGCATTCCTACTGCGGCGGCGCTGGCCTCCGTGCGTCGGGCCGTGGGCCCGGACGTCCACCTGGTGGCGAGCGGCGGCCTGCGCACGGGGCTGGACGCGGCCAAGGTGGTGGCGTTGGGGGCGGACCTGGCGGGCTTGGCGCTGCCGCTCTTCCGCGCGCAGCAGGCGGGCGGCGTGGAGGCGGCCGAGGCCGCGCTGGAAGTCATCCTGACCAGCCTGCGGCAGGCGCTCGTGCTGACGGGGAGCAGAAGCTGCGCTGAATTGAGACAGCGGCCCCGGGTGGTCACCGGCGAGTTGAAGGATTGGTTGGCGGCGCTTTAG
- a CDS encoding transposase: MGGGKEQSQHALHPAPLESGEYLSRIHLVLDNAAVHSSRKTRKALAQFGGRFVLHFPPPYCPQGNRIERVWLGLHANVTRNHRCRTMDRLMARVHAYLAARSAQRAASPALRRADLRRTA; this comes from the coding sequence GTGGGTGGAGGGAAGGAGCAAAGCCAGCATGCTCTTCATCCAGCTCCTCTGGAGTCTGGCGAGTACCTATCCCGCATCCACCTCGTCCTCGACAACGCCGCCGTCCACTCCAGCAGGAAGACGCGCAAGGCGCTCGCGCAGTTCGGCGGGCGATTCGTCCTCCACTTCCCGCCGCCCTACTGCCCTCAGGGCAATCGCATCGAGCGGGTGTGGCTCGGCCTGCACGCCAATGTCACCCGCAATCACCGCTGCCGCACCATGGACCGGCTCATGGCCCGGGTGCATGCCTACCTCGCAGCTCGCTCAGCACAACGCGCTGCCAGTCCAGCCCTGCGCCGCGCCGACCTCAGGCGCACCGCCTGA
- a CDS encoding family 2 encapsulin nanocompartment cargo protein terpene cyclase, whose translation MSKARQKQPFQLPEFYVPWPARLNPNLEAARAHTKAWSYEMGILGPPRDGTEREVWSERRFDGMDYALLCSYTHPEAPGPVLDLVTDWYVWVFYFDDHFLEVFKYSRDVKGGQAYLDRLPLFMPLDMSQTPPEPVNPVERGLWDLWQRTVPAMSMDWRRRFFENTKHLLDESMWEIENISEARVSNPIEYIEMRRKVGGAPWSSDLVEVAVSAEIPDRVVKSRPMRVFKDTFSDAVHLRNDLFSYEREILEEGELSNGVLVVEKFLDCDTQRAAGLVNDLLTSRLQQFETTFATELPWLFAEYGLNPVEQAQVLTYLRGLQDWQSGGHEWHLRSNRYMNQHAEKRPALSIPVPAGLGTSALRLPLTAGALGLGPRARSLSHTPRQHVGPTMLPKFYMPYTTYLSPHLDAARRASKAWARRMGLLEVVPGVGFYVWDDHKFDAADVALCGALIHPDATPEQLELTACWLVWGTYADDYFPLLYANTRDMAGAKAFTARLGQFMPDDVEAASAAVPLNPVELSLADLWKRTAGPLSPRGRKLFRKAIQDMTDSWVWELNNQLLNRVPDPVDYVEMRRKTFGSDLTMSLARLSHGDAVPEDVFNTRTLRGLENSAADYACFVNDLYSYQKEIQFEGELNNCVLVVQKFLGVDKDAAVQVVNAMMTARMKQFEHLVAKELPAVIRTFALDEKAQAKLHKYVEQLQQWMAGIPRWHAGVTRYEEAELIHDASPKLKAGNFSSLGTSAMRLAELFLATKS comes from the coding sequence ATGTCCAAGGCTCGTCAGAAGCAACCCTTCCAGCTTCCTGAGTTCTACGTGCCGTGGCCGGCGCGGCTGAACCCGAACCTGGAAGCTGCCCGTGCGCACACCAAGGCGTGGTCCTACGAGATGGGCATCCTGGGGCCGCCGCGGGACGGGACGGAGCGGGAGGTCTGGTCCGAGCGCCGCTTCGACGGCATGGACTACGCGCTGCTCTGCTCGTACACGCACCCCGAGGCGCCGGGGCCGGTGCTGGACCTGGTCACCGACTGGTACGTCTGGGTCTTCTACTTCGACGACCACTTCCTGGAGGTCTTCAAGTACTCGCGCGACGTGAAGGGCGGACAGGCCTACCTGGACCGGCTGCCGCTGTTCATGCCGCTGGACATGAGCCAGACGCCGCCGGAGCCCGTCAACCCGGTGGAGCGCGGGCTGTGGGATTTGTGGCAGCGCACGGTGCCCGCCATGTCCATGGACTGGCGCCGCCGCTTCTTCGAGAACACCAAGCACCTGCTCGATGAGTCGATGTGGGAAATCGAGAACATCAGCGAGGCGCGCGTCTCCAACCCCATCGAGTACATCGAGATGCGCCGCAAGGTGGGCGGCGCGCCCTGGTCATCGGACCTGGTGGAGGTGGCCGTCTCCGCGGAGATTCCGGACCGGGTGGTGAAGAGCCGGCCGATGCGCGTCTTCAAGGACACCTTCTCGGACGCGGTGCACCTGCGCAACGACTTGTTCTCCTACGAGCGCGAAATCCTGGAGGAGGGTGAGCTCTCCAACGGCGTGCTGGTGGTGGAGAAGTTCCTCGACTGCGACACGCAGCGCGCCGCGGGCCTGGTCAATGACTTGCTGACGTCCCGGCTCCAGCAGTTCGAGACGACGTTCGCCACGGAGCTGCCGTGGCTCTTCGCGGAGTACGGGCTCAACCCGGTGGAGCAGGCGCAGGTGCTCACGTACCTGCGGGGACTCCAGGACTGGCAGTCCGGCGGCCACGAGTGGCACCTGCGCTCCAACCGCTACATGAACCAGCACGCCGAGAAGCGCCCGGCGCTGAGCATCCCGGTGCCCGCGGGCCTGGGCACCTCCGCGCTCCGGCTGCCGTTGACGGCGGGGGCGCTGGGGCTGGGGCCTCGGGCCCGCTCGCTGAGCCACACGCCGCGCCAGCACGTGGGCCCCACGATGCTGCCGAAGTTCTACATGCCGTACACCACGTACCTCAGCCCCCACCTGGACGCCGCGCGGAGGGCTTCGAAGGCCTGGGCGCGACGGATGGGCCTCTTGGAGGTGGTACCCGGCGTGGGATTCTATGTCTGGGATGACCACAAATTCGACGCGGCGGACGTGGCCCTCTGCGGCGCGCTCATCCACCCGGACGCGACGCCCGAGCAGCTGGAGCTGACGGCGTGCTGGCTGGTGTGGGGGACGTACGCGGACGACTACTTCCCCCTGCTCTACGCGAACACGCGGGACATGGCGGGCGCCAAGGCGTTCACCGCGCGGCTGGGACAGTTCATGCCGGACGACGTGGAGGCCGCCAGCGCCGCGGTGCCCCTCAATCCGGTGGAGCTGAGCCTCGCGGACCTGTGGAAACGCACCGCGGGCCCGCTGTCGCCGCGCGGCCGCAAGCTGTTCCGCAAGGCCATCCAGGACATGACGGACAGCTGGGTGTGGGAGCTGAACAACCAGCTGCTCAACCGCGTGCCGGACCCGGTGGACTACGTGGAGATGCGCCGCAAGACCTTCGGCTCGGACCTCACCATGAGCCTGGCGCGCCTGTCGCACGGGGACGCGGTGCCGGAGGACGTCTTCAACACCCGCACGCTGCGCGGGCTGGAGAACTCCGCCGCGGACTACGCCTGCTTCGTGAACGACTTGTACTCCTACCAGAAGGAGATTCAGTTCGAGGGTGAGCTGAACAACTGCGTGCTCGTCGTCCAGAAGTTCCTGGGCGTGGACAAGGACGCGGCCGTGCAGGTGGTCAACGCAATGATGACCGCGCGCATGAAGCAGTTCGAGCATCTGGTGGCCAAGGAACTGCCCGCGGTCATCCGCACCTTCGCGTTGGACGAGAAGGCGCAGGCGAAGCTGCACAAGTACGTGGAGCAACTCCAGCAGTGGATGGCGGGCATTCCCCGGTGGCACGCGGGGGTGACCCGCTACGAAGAGGCGGAGCTGATTCACGATGCGTCGCCGAAGCTCAAGGCCGGGAACTTCTCCAGTCTGGGCACCTCCGCGATGCGCCTCGCCGAGCTGTTCCTCGCCACCAAGTCTTGA
- a CDS encoding helix-turn-helix domain-containing protein, translating to MAVAAVGRGASCHAVARALECATSTVVGAVRRYREGGRRALRDRRR from the coding sequence ATGGCCGTGGCGGCTGTGGGGCGAGGCGCTTCGTGCCACGCCGTCGCCCGGGCATTGGAGTGCGCGACCTCGACAGTGGTGGGCGCTGTCCGCCGCTACCGGGAAGGTGGTCGGCGAGCCCTTCGGGATAGGAGGAGATGA
- a CDS encoding family 2B encapsulin nanocompartment shell protein: MANPDKDLAAHEGTSLSTAGARQLATTTKTQPVMQGISPRYLLSILPWVQVSGGTYRVNRRLTYAAGDDRLNFSNIGVKVEVIPQELLKLPLMQGFQDADDLLIRTLAGRFTQRQYKAGDTIVEAGRPAQDVFLIAHGKAQKLAKGKYGDPLVLDTLADGDHFGDQAVVEPNDVWPFTVKALTACTVMALPQDVFEALIVQSPALKAHVERYKARLKLPQDKAGQAAIPMTAGHHGEPVLPGGFVDYELKPREYELSVAQTILRVHTRVSDIFNDPMNQTQEQLRLTIEALKERKEWELINNPEFGLLHNADLKQRINTRSGPPTPDDMDELVTRRRKTRYFLAHPRAIAAFGRECNKRGLYPAVVDVGGAKFQAWRGVPILPCDKLPISRENTTSIIAMRTGQEDQGVVGLHNAGIPDEVEASLTVKRMAINDQALTQYLVSTYYSAAVLVPDALGVLENVALGG; the protein is encoded by the coding sequence ATGGCGAATCCAGACAAGGACCTGGCGGCCCACGAGGGCACCAGCCTGAGCACGGCCGGCGCACGGCAGCTCGCGACGACGACCAAGACGCAGCCGGTGATGCAGGGAATCTCCCCTCGCTACCTGCTGAGCATCCTGCCCTGGGTGCAGGTGTCGGGTGGCACGTACCGTGTCAACCGGCGGCTGACGTACGCGGCGGGCGACGACCGGCTGAACTTCAGCAACATCGGCGTCAAGGTAGAGGTGATTCCGCAGGAGTTGCTGAAGCTGCCGCTGATGCAGGGCTTCCAGGACGCGGATGACCTGCTCATCCGCACGCTGGCGGGACGCTTCACCCAGCGGCAGTACAAGGCGGGGGACACCATCGTCGAGGCGGGCAGGCCCGCGCAGGACGTGTTCCTCATCGCGCACGGCAAGGCGCAGAAGCTCGCGAAGGGCAAGTACGGCGACCCTCTCGTGCTGGACACGCTGGCGGACGGTGACCACTTCGGCGACCAGGCGGTGGTGGAGCCCAACGACGTGTGGCCCTTCACCGTCAAGGCCCTCACGGCCTGCACGGTGATGGCGCTGCCGCAGGACGTGTTCGAGGCGCTCATCGTGCAGTCCCCGGCGCTCAAGGCGCACGTGGAGCGCTACAAGGCGAGGCTCAAGCTGCCCCAGGACAAGGCGGGCCAGGCGGCCATCCCGATGACGGCCGGCCACCACGGAGAGCCCGTCCTGCCGGGCGGCTTCGTGGACTACGAGCTCAAGCCGCGCGAGTACGAGCTGAGCGTGGCGCAGACCATCCTTCGCGTGCACACCCGCGTGTCGGACATCTTCAACGACCCGATGAACCAGACGCAGGAGCAGCTGCGGCTGACCATCGAGGCGCTGAAGGAGCGCAAGGAGTGGGAGCTCATCAACAACCCGGAGTTCGGCCTCCTGCACAACGCGGACCTCAAGCAGCGCATCAACACGCGCTCGGGGCCGCCGACGCCGGACGACATGGACGAGCTGGTGACGCGCCGTCGCAAGACGCGCTACTTCCTGGCGCACCCGCGTGCCATCGCGGCGTTCGGCCGGGAGTGCAACAAGCGCGGCCTGTACCCGGCGGTGGTGGACGTGGGCGGGGCGAAGTTCCAGGCGTGGCGCGGGGTGCCCATCCTCCCGTGCGACAAGCTGCCCATCAGCCGGGAGAACACGACGTCCATCATCGCCATGCGCACCGGGCAGGAGGACCAGGGCGTGGTGGGCCTGCACAACGCGGGCATCCCCGACGAGGTGGAGGCAAGTCTCACCGTGAAGCGCATGGCCATCAACGACCAGGCCCTCACCCAATACCTGGTGAGCACCTACTACTCCGCCGCCGTGCTCGTCCCCGACGCGCTGGGCGTGCTGGAGAACGTGGCGCTCGGCGGCTGA
- the mvk gene encoding mevalonate kinase translates to MALRPESLSAFGAGKVILLGEHSVVYGHPALAGPLSQGVTARAVPAKACQLVLPATLSRPQRAQLTAAFARAAEVTGAPPVKVSLEADLPLAAGLGSSAALSVACARVLLQAAGKVPTPKDAARVAWAMEQEFHGTPSGVDHTTSAAEQLVLYRRKPGAAKGTGQVVKSPRPLHVVVTLVGERSPTKKTVGALRERLARWQSRYERLFTEIGRVSSEGAKAVAAGDLEALGDAMNVNQGLLAALGLSSPPLEERVYRLRELGALGAKLTGAGGDGGAVIGLFLEPKPVVTKLRRMGVRCFSSQLAGPRAS, encoded by the coding sequence GTGGCCCTTCGTCCTGAATCCTTGTCGGCCTTTGGCGCCGGCAAGGTCATCCTGTTGGGTGAGCACAGCGTCGTGTATGGGCACCCGGCCCTGGCGGGGCCGTTGTCGCAGGGCGTGACGGCGCGCGCCGTGCCGGCGAAGGCGTGTCAGCTCGTGTTGCCCGCCACGCTCAGTCGCCCGCAGCGGGCGCAGCTCACGGCGGCGTTCGCCCGTGCAGCGGAGGTGACGGGCGCGCCGCCGGTGAAGGTGTCGCTGGAGGCGGACCTGCCGCTGGCCGCGGGCCTGGGAAGCTCGGCGGCGCTGTCAGTGGCGTGCGCGCGGGTGCTGCTCCAGGCGGCGGGGAAGGTGCCCACGCCGAAGGACGCGGCGCGCGTGGCGTGGGCGATGGAGCAGGAGTTCCATGGCACGCCGTCCGGCGTGGACCACACCACCAGCGCGGCGGAGCAACTGGTCCTCTACCGGCGCAAGCCGGGGGCCGCCAAGGGGACGGGGCAGGTGGTGAAGAGCCCCAGGCCCTTGCACGTGGTGGTGACGCTCGTGGGTGAGCGCAGCCCCACGAAGAAGACGGTGGGGGCGCTGCGGGAGCGGCTGGCTCGCTGGCAGTCGCGCTACGAGCGCCTGTTCACGGAGATTGGACGGGTGTCCTCGGAGGGGGCGAAGGCGGTGGCGGCGGGAGACTTGGAGGCCCTGGGCGACGCGATGAACGTCAACCAGGGGCTGCTCGCGGCGTTGGGCCTGTCGTCGCCGCCGTTGGAAGAGAGGGTCTACCGGTTGCGGGAGCTGGGGGCGCTGGGCGCCAAGCTGACCGGAGCTGGTGGAGATGGTGGGGCCGTCATCGGCCTGTTCCTGGAGCCGAAGCCGGTGGTGACGAAGCTCCGCCGGATGGGCGTGCGCTGCTTCAGCAGCCAGCTCGCGGGTCCGCGGGCGTCGTGA